One genomic window of Magnolia sinica isolate HGM2019 chromosome 3, MsV1, whole genome shotgun sequence includes the following:
- the LOC131240156 gene encoding protein THYLAKOID ASSEMBLY 8-like, chloroplastic isoform X2 yields MGSLQFRFSEVGFSPNPGISTFFPFPKTPSLSPPIPIPTSVISCGLRNGPRKPIWRGRVMSTEAIQAVQSLKLAKSASKLEEVLDRRISRLLKADLMAALVELQRQNELEIALQKEVWYKPDLSLYCNMIFMLGKNKLIGIAEELFSELKKEGLKPDTRTYTEMMGAFLQVGMVEKAMETYTLMKESGCSPDKLTLTILIRNLEKAGEDELVSSVKKDCADYMDFPERFLDEVKQKHVKRKLKSYELV; encoded by the exons atggggtCTCTTCAATTTCGATTTTCTGAAGTTGGGTTTTCTCCAAACCCTGGAATCTCCACGTTCTTTCCATTTCCCAAAACGCCTTCCCTCTCCCCTCCAATTCCAATTCCAACAAGCGTCATCTCATGTGGGCTGAGAAATGGGCCAAGAAAGCCTATATGGAGAGGGAGAGTGATGTCCACAGaagcaatccaagccgtccaatcaCTCAAGCTAGCGAAGTCCGCCTCTAAATTAGAAGAGGTTCTCGATCGCAGAATAAGCAGGCTCTTGAAAGCGGATTTGATGGCAGCTCTGGTCGAATTACAGAGGCAGAACGAATTGGAAATAGCTCTCCAG AAGGAGGTGTGGTACAAACCAGATCTATCACTTTATTGCAATATGATTTTTATGTTGGGAAAGAATAAGCTGATTGGAATTGCTGAAGAGCTCTTCTCTGAACTTAAGAAAGAAGGCTTGAAGCCTGATACCAGGACCTATACTGAGATGATGGGAGCCTTTCTGCAAGTGGGTATGGTGGAAAAGGCAATGGAGACATATACGTTGATGAAGGAGTCAGGGTGCAGCCCAGATAAGCTAACACTGACCATTTTGATCAGGAACCTTGAAAAGGCTGGAGAAGATGAGCTTGTATCCTCCGTAAAGAAGGATTGCGCTGATTATATGGATTTCCCAGAAAGATTTCTAGATGAAGTGAAACAGAAGCATGTGAAG
- the LOC131240156 gene encoding pentatricopeptide repeat-containing protein At1g62350-like isoform X1: MGSLQFRFSEVGFSPNPGISTFFPFPKTPSLSPPIPIPTSVISCGLRNGPRKPIWRGRVMSTEAIQAVQSLKLAKSASKLEEVLDRRISRLLKADLMAALVELQRQNELEIALQVFRFVQKEVWYKPDLSLYCNMIFMLGKNKLIGIAEELFSELKKEGLKPDTRTYTEMMGAFLQVGMVEKAMETYTLMKESGCSPDKLTLTILIRNLEKAGEDELVSSVKKDCADYMDFPERFLDEVKQKHVKRKLKSYELV; this comes from the exons atggggtCTCTTCAATTTCGATTTTCTGAAGTTGGGTTTTCTCCAAACCCTGGAATCTCCACGTTCTTTCCATTTCCCAAAACGCCTTCCCTCTCCCCTCCAATTCCAATTCCAACAAGCGTCATCTCATGTGGGCTGAGAAATGGGCCAAGAAAGCCTATATGGAGAGGGAGAGTGATGTCCACAGaagcaatccaagccgtccaatcaCTCAAGCTAGCGAAGTCCGCCTCTAAATTAGAAGAGGTTCTCGATCGCAGAATAAGCAGGCTCTTGAAAGCGGATTTGATGGCAGCTCTGGTCGAATTACAGAGGCAGAACGAATTGGAAATAGCTCTCCAG GTGTTTCGGTTTGTACAGAAGGAGGTGTGGTACAAACCAGATCTATCACTTTATTGCAATATGATTTTTATGTTGGGAAAGAATAAGCTGATTGGAATTGCTGAAGAGCTCTTCTCTGAACTTAAGAAAGAAGGCTTGAAGCCTGATACCAGGACCTATACTGAGATGATGGGAGCCTTTCTGCAAGTGGGTATGGTGGAAAAGGCAATGGAGACATATACGTTGATGAAGGAGTCAGGGTGCAGCCCAGATAAGCTAACACTGACCATTTTGATCAGGAACCTTGAAAAGGCTGGAGAAGATGAGCTTGTATCCTCCGTAAAGAAGGATTGCGCTGATTATATGGATTTCCCAGAAAGATTTCTAGATGAAGTGAAACAGAAGCATGTGAAG